One stretch of Aquimarina sp. Aq107 DNA includes these proteins:
- a CDS encoding NAD(P)/FAD-dependent oxidoreductase, translating into MQYDFLIIGGGAAGFFTAINVAEKNPKLKIGILERGKEVLSKVRISGGGRCNVTHAEFVPDELSKNYPRGEKELIGPFHTFMTGDTMEWFSSRGVELKIEDDGRIFPVSDSSQTIIDCFLSEAKKLGIEVLKNHVVKNFHKEEEIWKVITNQGDFEAKKLMLATGSNPKIWTKLNELDLKTIDAVPSLFTFNIKDSRIKELPGIATEASVAVKNSKLTSDGPLLITHWGMSGPAILKLSAWGAVELNSYQYNFEIIVNWLQDYTKEEVVDILKSLKNKNPKQQVFKYAQFELPKRLWQSLVLASGIHNTTRWADINKSQLFKLSEELTQGIFKVKGKSTFKEEFVTAGGIDLKEINFKTFESKKYKNLYFAGEILNIDAITGGFNFQNAWTGAYIAAQAIIS; encoded by the coding sequence ATGCAATATGATTTCTTAATAATTGGTGGAGGTGCCGCAGGGTTTTTTACAGCTATAAATGTGGCAGAAAAGAATCCTAAGCTTAAGATAGGGATTCTAGAAAGAGGGAAAGAGGTCTTATCCAAAGTAAGAATTTCGGGAGGAGGGAGATGTAATGTTACTCATGCAGAGTTTGTTCCGGATGAATTAAGTAAGAATTACCCTAGAGGAGAGAAAGAACTTATAGGTCCTTTTCATACTTTTATGACTGGTGATACTATGGAATGGTTTAGTAGTCGTGGAGTAGAATTAAAAATAGAAGACGATGGAAGAATTTTTCCTGTTTCTGATTCTTCACAGACTATTATTGATTGCTTCCTTTCAGAAGCAAAAAAACTTGGTATTGAAGTTTTAAAAAATCATGTGGTCAAAAACTTTCATAAGGAAGAAGAAATTTGGAAGGTAATTACGAATCAAGGTGATTTTGAAGCTAAAAAATTAATGTTAGCTACCGGAAGCAATCCTAAGATATGGACAAAACTTAATGAGTTAGATCTTAAAACTATTGATGCCGTCCCATCATTATTTACATTTAATATAAAAGATAGTAGAATTAAAGAATTGCCAGGAATCGCTACAGAAGCTTCGGTTGCAGTAAAGAATTCCAAATTGACTAGTGATGGTCCTCTGCTTATTACGCATTGGGGTATGAGTGGTCCCGCTATACTTAAATTATCTGCTTGGGGCGCGGTAGAGTTGAATTCCTATCAATATAATTTTGAGATTATTGTTAATTGGCTACAGGATTATACTAAAGAAGAGGTGGTAGATATACTAAAGTCACTAAAAAATAAAAATCCTAAGCAACAGGTTTTTAAATATGCTCAATTTGAATTACCAAAAAGGTTATGGCAGAGCTTAGTTCTAGCGTCTGGGATACATAATACTACTCGATGGGCAGATATTAATAAATCTCAATTATTTAAATTATCAGAAGAATTGACTCAAGGAATTTTTAAGGTCAAAGGGAAGAGTACCTTTAAAGAAGAGTTTGTTACTGCTGGAGGAATTGATCTTAAGGAGATTAATTTTAAAACTTTTGAAAGTAAGAAATATAAGAATCTATACTTCGCCGGAGAAATATTAAATATTGACGCAATTACAGGAGGGTTTAATTTTCAGAATGCCTGGACAGGTGCGTATATTGCTGCTCAAGCTATTATATCTTAA
- a CDS encoding DUF1697 domain-containing protein codes for MNTYIVLLRGINVGGHKKIKMADLKQLFLSLEFTSVVTYIQSGNVSVQHSSEDIRSLEMRIRVGIEERFGFDVPVLMITYEKLDKILKNNPFIDKIKDDELESKKMYFMLLYDHPDIKVAEELSLVSFAPEEFSITKDVVYLFAANGYGKTKLHSNFFEKKLKCQATARNLKTMNKLLELSSLPK; via the coding sequence ATGAATACATATATAGTCTTATTGAGAGGAATTAATGTTGGAGGTCATAAAAAGATTAAAATGGCCGATCTTAAACAACTTTTTTTAAGCTTAGAATTTACCTCGGTGGTTACATATATCCAAAGTGGTAATGTTTCTGTTCAACATAGTTCAGAAGATATTCGATCGTTAGAAATGAGAATTAGAGTTGGTATTGAGGAGCGGTTTGGTTTTGATGTCCCTGTTTTGATGATTACTTATGAAAAATTAGATAAGATACTTAAGAATAATCCATTTATTGATAAAATAAAAGATGATGAGCTTGAAAGTAAAAAAATGTATTTTATGTTACTATATGATCATCCGGATATAAAAGTTGCGGAAGAACTGTCTTTAGTTTCTTTTGCTCCAGAAGAGTTTAGTATAACCAAAGATGTAGTCTATTTATTCGCTGCAAATGGTTATGGTAAAACAAAGCTTCATAGTAATTTCTTTGAAAAGAAACTAAAGTGTCAAGCTACAGCTAGAAACCTTAAAACAATGAATAAATTATTGGAATTAAGTTCTTTACCTAAATAG
- a CDS encoding TetR/AcrR family transcriptional regulator, with amino-acid sequence MNKKSIVLQTTLELITKQGIRATSLSQIIKESGVANGTVYHHFKNKEEIITELYLMLTQDFGTVVMRNVPEDDIKKQFSIMWLNLFHYFVNNPLAFVFSEQIARSPEIPQSLKDKARQYYGEIENYFKSGIRQKVFKSYNSMVMEELFFGNVVSLVKIHENEKVKLLDKHINQAIEISWKGFLRD; translated from the coding sequence ATGAACAAAAAGTCAATTGTCTTACAGACAACTTTAGAATTAATCACAAAACAAGGAATACGGGCAACTTCTCTTTCGCAAATTATTAAAGAATCTGGTGTTGCCAATGGAACTGTATATCACCATTTTAAGAATAAAGAGGAAATTATTACAGAACTCTATTTAATGCTTACTCAAGATTTTGGAACTGTTGTTATGCGTAATGTCCCTGAGGACGATATTAAAAAGCAGTTTTCAATTATGTGGCTTAATCTATTTCATTATTTCGTGAACAACCCATTAGCTTTTGTGTTTTCTGAACAGATTGCAAGATCTCCAGAAATCCCTCAATCCTTAAAAGATAAAGCGAGACAATATTACGGGGAGATCGAGAATTATTTTAAATCAGGTATTCGGCAAAAAGTATTCAAATCATATAACTCCATGGTTATGGAAGAATTGTTTTTTGGAAATGTCGTATCCCTAGTAAAAATTCACGAAAATGAAAAAGTGAAATTATTAGATAAACATATTAATCAAGCAATAGAAATATCCTGGAAAGGGTTTCTTAGAGATTAA
- a CDS encoding TspO/MBR family protein — protein sequence MKKKILRIGIAVLLCLVIGFLSSIATQTSITTWYPGLQKPSFTPPNWLFAPVWTVLYIMMGIAAGIVWSKGFYHKWVKTALYHFGFQLLLNAAWSIFFFGLRNPLIALVDILALFILLLFTIRWFKVVNSTAAYLLIPYLIWVAYATALNFAIWQLN from the coding sequence ATGAAAAAAAAAATACTGCGTATTGGTATTGCCGTTTTGTTATGCTTAGTAATTGGTTTTTTGAGTAGTATTGCTACGCAAACATCGATTACCACTTGGTATCCAGGACTGCAAAAACCTTCCTTTACGCCCCCAAATTGGCTCTTTGCTCCAGTATGGACAGTCCTATATATTATGATGGGAATTGCTGCCGGAATTGTTTGGAGTAAAGGTTTTTATCATAAATGGGTAAAAACTGCGTTATATCATTTTGGGTTTCAACTTTTACTCAATGCTGCGTGGTCCATTTTTTTCTTTGGATTACGTAATCCATTGATTGCACTTGTGGATATACTTGCCCTGTTTATCCTTTTATTGTTTACAATCAGGTGGTTTAAAGTTGTTAACTCAACAGCCGCTTACCTACTTATCCCTTACTTGATATGGGTTGCTTATGCAACTGCATTGAATTTTGCTATTTGGCAACTTAACTAA
- a CDS encoding diphosphomevalonate/mevalonate 3,5-bisphosphate decarboxylase family protein, which produces MGDYSQFVTKISSVVLDKGSISCTSPSNIALVKYWGKRPVQLPENPSISFTLDTCKTKTVLRYEKLESISENFQFELFFEGKPKPDFKPKIQSFFQRIITYVPFLKQYKFIIETSNTFPHSSGIASSASGMSALAYCLMQLEKQLNPEMTKEEFVQKTSFLSRLGSGSASRSIEGPITVWGAHKNVEGSNDAYAVKFPYTIHQNFKNYQDTILLVDKGEKQVSSSVGHDLMHGHPFSSERFKQANENIDKLKSILISGDLDKFIEVVENEALTLHAMMMTSLPYFILMKPNTLSVINRIWEYRKETGSKICFTLDAGANVHILYPDSEKEQVIDFIKRELVVYCEKGQYICDKIGLGAKLL; this is translated from the coding sequence ATGGGTGATTATAGTCAGTTTGTCACTAAAATATCTTCTGTAGTTCTTGATAAAGGATCTATTTCTTGTACATCACCGAGTAATATTGCCTTAGTGAAATATTGGGGAAAACGACCAGTGCAATTACCAGAAAATCCTTCTATAAGTTTTACGTTAGATACTTGTAAAACGAAGACTGTATTAAGATATGAAAAGTTAGAAAGTATTTCTGAAAATTTCCAGTTTGAATTATTTTTTGAGGGAAAACCCAAGCCAGATTTTAAACCAAAAATTCAAAGTTTTTTTCAAAGAATAATTACTTATGTTCCCTTTCTTAAACAGTATAAATTTATAATAGAAACGAGTAATACATTTCCTCATAGTAGTGGAATAGCTTCTTCTGCAAGTGGGATGAGTGCTTTGGCATATTGTTTAATGCAGTTAGAAAAGCAGTTAAACCCTGAAATGACTAAAGAAGAGTTTGTTCAGAAAACTTCCTTTTTATCTAGATTAGGTTCAGGAAGTGCTAGTAGAAGTATAGAAGGGCCGATTACAGTTTGGGGAGCGCATAAAAATGTAGAAGGAAGTAATGATGCATATGCGGTAAAATTTCCTTACACTATTCACCAAAATTTTAAGAATTATCAAGATACTATTCTTCTTGTCGATAAAGGAGAAAAACAAGTGAGTAGTTCTGTCGGTCATGATTTAATGCACGGTCACCCTTTTTCGTCTGAAAGATTTAAGCAAGCAAACGAAAATATTGATAAACTTAAAAGTATTTTAATTTCTGGAGACTTGGATAAGTTTATTGAAGTAGTGGAAAATGAAGCATTGACCTTGCATGCAATGATGATGACTTCTTTACCTTATTTTATTCTTATGAAACCTAATACATTGTCTGTTATTAATAGGATTTGGGAATATAGAAAAGAGACAGGATCTAAAATTTGTTTTACTTTAGATGCTGGAGCTAATGTTCATATATTATATCCAGATTCGGAGAAGGAACAGGTAATTGACTTCATTAAGAGAGAGTTAGTTGTATATTGTGAGAAAGGACAGTATATTTGCGACAAAATAGGATTAGGTGCTAAATTGTTGTAA
- a CDS encoding geranylgeranylglycerol-phosphate geranylgeranyltransferase translates to MFSRKNKLILLKLLSLFSIVRGYNVLIIVLAQYLTSIFILAPHIPLRDVLFDADLFVIVLASAGVIAAGYIINNFYDREKDLINRPQKTMLDRLVSQRTKLTGYFVLNFLSVILASYVSFKAVLFFSLYVFGIWLYSHKLKRMPFLGNFVASTLSITPFFAVFIYYKNFDEVIFVHATFLFLMLVMREMVKDLGNLRGDVAQNYKTIPIIYGESASKKMISLLVLASCLPIYLLLTKYEVGYMYLYFYVCLTLLLLFLIALWKSDGRTHYVWLHNILKLIIVSGVFSIVLIDVNMILDRLLW, encoded by the coding sequence ATGTTTTCTAGAAAAAATAAACTCATCCTACTCAAATTATTGAGCCTATTTTCTATTGTTAGAGGATACAATGTACTCATTATTGTTTTAGCTCAATATCTTACTTCGATTTTTATTCTAGCCCCTCACATCCCTTTAAGAGATGTGCTTTTTGATGCAGATTTGTTTGTTATCGTTTTAGCGTCTGCAGGGGTAATTGCAGCAGGATATATTATCAATAATTTTTATGACAGGGAAAAGGATCTTATAAATAGACCTCAGAAAACAATGTTAGATCGTTTAGTAAGTCAACGAACTAAATTAACAGGATATTTTGTGCTTAACTTTCTTTCAGTAATATTAGCCAGTTATGTTTCTTTTAAAGCGGTATTGTTTTTTTCTTTGTACGTCTTTGGGATATGGTTGTATTCTCATAAGCTAAAAAGAATGCCTTTTCTAGGTAATTTCGTAGCATCTACGTTGTCAATTACTCCTTTCTTTGCTGTTTTCATTTATTATAAAAATTTTGATGAAGTGATTTTTGTTCACGCTACCTTTTTGTTTTTGATGCTGGTGATGAGAGAAATGGTGAAAGATCTAGGAAATCTTAGAGGCGATGTAGCTCAAAATTATAAAACGATTCCAATTATTTATGGAGAATCAGCTTCGAAAAAAATGATTAGTTTATTAGTGTTAGCTTCGTGTCTGCCTATTTATTTACTACTTACAAAGTATGAAGTAGGCTACATGTATCTTTACTTTTATGTTTGTCTAACATTATTGTTGTTATTTCTGATAGCGTTATGGAAATCAGATGGAAGAACACATTATGTATGGTTACACAATATTTTAAAATTAATCATTGTATCTGGAGTATTTAGTATTGTACTAATTGATGTTAATATGATACTGGATAGACTGCTTTGGTAA
- a CDS encoding carbon-nitrogen hydrolase family protein: MKDQLLTVALAQISPVWLDKSATLEKIKKSIIEAAQKNAELIVFGETLLPGYPFWVSLTDGVQFDNKIQKEIHAHYAQNAVVIERGDLDGICDLAKENNIAIYLGVIERPLDRGGHSLYASLVYINGDGEIKSVHRKLQPTYEERLTWAPGDGNGLRVHSLKAFTVGGLNCWENWMPLPRVALYGQGENLHIAVWPGSDYNTKDITRFIARESRSYVISVSSLMRKEDFPSTTPHLDEILKKAPDVLGNGGSCIAGPDGEWILEPILHKEGLLIETLDFNRVLQERQNFDPVGHYSRPDVTQLNVNRERQSTVWFGEE; the protein is encoded by the coding sequence ATGAAGGATCAATTACTTACTGTGGCTTTAGCTCAGATATCGCCAGTTTGGTTGGATAAAAGTGCTACACTAGAAAAAATAAAAAAATCAATTATTGAAGCGGCACAAAAAAATGCAGAGCTTATTGTTTTTGGAGAAACTTTACTGCCTGGATATCCTTTTTGGGTTTCACTAACCGATGGAGTTCAGTTCGACAATAAGATCCAGAAAGAAATTCATGCTCATTATGCTCAGAATGCAGTAGTTATAGAGCGAGGAGATTTAGACGGAATTTGCGATTTAGCAAAAGAGAATAATATAGCAATCTATTTAGGTGTTATCGAACGACCATTGGATAGAGGAGGTCATAGTTTATATGCATCTTTAGTTTATATAAATGGGGATGGAGAAATTAAATCTGTACATCGTAAGTTGCAACCAACCTATGAAGAAAGATTGACTTGGGCTCCAGGAGATGGCAACGGGCTTCGGGTACATTCGCTTAAAGCATTTACGGTGGGAGGTTTAAATTGTTGGGAGAACTGGATGCCATTACCTAGGGTAGCATTATATGGACAAGGAGAAAACCTACATATTGCTGTTTGGCCGGGAAGTGATTATAATACTAAAGACATTACTCGTTTTATAGCAAGAGAATCAAGGTCTTATGTTATTTCTGTATCTAGTTTAATGCGAAAAGAGGATTTTCCTTCTACGACACCACATTTAGATGAAATTTTGAAAAAAGCACCTGACGTTTTAGGTAATGGTGGTTCCTGTATTGCTGGACCAGATGGAGAGTGGATTTTGGAACCTATACTTCATAAAGAAGGCTTGTTAATAGAAACTTTAGACTTTAATCGTGTATTGCAAGAACGCCAGAATTTTGATCCTGTAGGACATTACTCCCGACCAGATGTAACGCAGCTTAATGTAAATAGAGAGCGTCAAAGTACTGTTTGGTTTGGTGAAGAATAG
- a CDS encoding pseudouridine synthase, with amino-acid sequence MSRGDNSNRGKGSGRQGGKPNRKSYSKGKAPIKGNNNSPKKISDPDQIRLNKFVANSGVCSRRDADLYIQTGSVWVNGKPVTEMGYKVKLTDEVKFDGRLITPERKEYVLLNKPKGFVTSTSPEKTRTVMDLVANASKARLKPVGRLERNTTGLLLFTNDVDLEKKLTHHKTGVRKIFHVELDRNLKFEDFQKIEKGVRLEEGFISVDEISYIEGAAKNEIGIQLMSSKNGIVTKLFEHLNYGVVKLDRVIFAGLTKKDLPRGHWRILTEQEVINMKMM; translated from the coding sequence ATGAGTCGTGGTGATAATTCCAATAGAGGAAAAGGAAGTGGAAGACAAGGTGGAAAACCTAATAGAAAATCATATAGTAAAGGTAAGGCTCCCATAAAGGGCAATAATAATTCACCTAAGAAGATTTCTGATCCCGATCAAATTCGATTAAATAAGTTTGTCGCTAATTCTGGAGTTTGCTCTAGAAGAGATGCCGATTTGTATATACAAACAGGAAGTGTTTGGGTAAACGGGAAACCAGTTACCGAAATGGGATATAAGGTTAAATTAACAGATGAGGTTAAGTTTGATGGTCGATTAATCACACCAGAAAGAAAAGAATATGTGTTGCTTAATAAGCCTAAAGGTTTTGTGACTTCTACAAGTCCGGAGAAAACAAGAACAGTAATGGATTTAGTTGCTAATGCATCCAAGGCAAGATTAAAACCAGTAGGTAGATTAGAACGAAATACTACAGGTTTGTTACTTTTTACTAATGATGTAGATTTAGAAAAGAAGTTAACTCATCATAAAACGGGAGTTCGCAAAATTTTTCATGTAGAGTTGGATCGTAATCTAAAGTTCGAGGATTTTCAGAAGATAGAAAAAGGTGTGCGATTAGAAGAAGGTTTTATTTCGGTAGATGAGATATCTTATATAGAAGGAGCTGCTAAAAATGAAATTGGGATACAATTAATGTCTTCAAAAAACGGTATCGTAACTAAACTTTTCGAACATCTTAATTACGGTGTTGTAAAACTAGATAGAGTTATTTTTGCTGGATTAACTAAAAAAGATCTGCCTAGAGGTCACTGGCGAATACTTACAGAACAAGAGGTGATTAATATGAAAATGATGTAG
- a CDS encoding protein phosphatase 2C domain-containing protein, which produces MKIYSALKIGNFHTNYCEDFLIKEQLSSNRFMIAVMDGCTMGKESVFASILIGKILRNVAKEKFYTDFIESDSSELVLCLKEILQKLFNQLKVFKNSLGIETEELLSTLIIGIVDKKTSTGEFLTIGDGLICFDNNVIEYEQNDKPDYLGYHLNEDFNSWYLLQKQRLSIKSFRDLSICTDGIFSFKNFKNKKHQKKEMEIIQFLLKDKTGIEYDYFLEKKIQDLEIRMDQILTDDLAIIRIIV; this is translated from the coding sequence ATGAAGATATATTCTGCACTTAAAATAGGTAACTTTCACACAAATTATTGCGAAGATTTTTTAATAAAAGAACAGCTTAGTTCAAATCGATTTATGATTGCTGTGATGGACGGTTGTACTATGGGAAAAGAATCTGTATTCGCATCAATTCTTATAGGAAAAATTCTTAGAAATGTAGCTAAAGAGAAGTTTTATACGGATTTTATAGAAAGTGATTCTTCTGAGTTAGTTTTATGTTTAAAAGAAATCCTTCAAAAACTGTTTAATCAGCTTAAAGTGTTTAAAAATAGTTTAGGTATCGAAACAGAAGAATTATTATCAACCTTAATTATTGGAATAGTTGATAAAAAGACTTCTACTGGTGAGTTTTTGACAATTGGAGATGGTTTAATTTGTTTTGATAATAATGTTATCGAATATGAACAAAATGATAAACCAGATTATTTGGGATATCATTTAAATGAAGATTTTAATTCTTGGTATTTATTACAAAAACAAAGACTATCTATAAAATCCTTTAGAGATTTGTCTATCTGTACAGATGGTATTTTTTCTTTTAAAAATTTTAAAAACAAAAAACATCAGAAAAAAGAAATGGAGATTATTCAGTTTTTATTGAAAGATAAGACAGGAATTGAATATGACTACTTTCTAGAAAAGAAAATTCAAGATTTAGAAATTAGAATGGACCAAATTCTAACAGATGATCTTGCTATTATTAGAATTATTGTATGA
- a CDS encoding alpha/beta hydrolase, with the protein MKINFRKIGRRLLRFVGVIIILILFIYIFLYVKQERFFFNPKVLDKDYSYSFDQPFEEINIAVEENINLNALLFKTDSISKGLILYFHGNAGAIHEWGERAYLYTENKFDVLFVDYRGYGKSDSFYEEESELYHDAQKIYDYALTRYDEKDVIVLGYSIGTGFASYTAAKNNPKLLILEAPYYAWNEFIANIAPVPQSLINYEIPSYKFLGEVNCPIRVFHGSKDFLIKPEEHSKRLKQLYPDKIELTLIKGAGHNGIYLSKQYYDELKELLDRY; encoded by the coding sequence TTGAAAATTAATTTTAGAAAAATAGGACGTAGATTATTACGATTTGTAGGAGTCATTATTATTTTGATTCTCTTTATATATATCTTTTTATATGTAAAACAAGAACGTTTCTTTTTTAACCCAAAAGTATTAGACAAAGATTATTCGTATTCCTTTGATCAGCCATTTGAAGAGATCAACATAGCTGTAGAAGAGAATATCAATCTAAATGCATTGTTATTTAAAACAGATTCTATTAGCAAAGGGTTAATATTATATTTTCATGGTAATGCAGGAGCTATTCATGAATGGGGAGAGCGAGCGTATTTATATACAGAAAATAAATTTGATGTTTTATTCGTAGACTATAGAGGATATGGTAAAAGCGACAGTTTCTATGAAGAAGAATCCGAACTCTATCATGATGCTCAAAAAATATACGATTATGCCCTAACTCGTTATGACGAAAAAGACGTTATTGTATTAGGGTATTCCATAGGGACTGGATTTGCATCATATACTGCAGCAAAAAATAATCCTAAACTTCTTATTTTAGAAGCGCCATATTACGCCTGGAATGAATTCATAGCAAATATAGCACCTGTTCCACAATCATTAATTAATTACGAAATCCCGTCGTATAAGTTTTTAGGAGAAGTCAATTGCCCTATTCGTGTTTTTCATGGTTCCAAAGACTTTTTGATTAAACCAGAAGAACATTCTAAACGATTAAAACAATTATATCCGGATAAAATTGAACTTACACTTATTAAGGGGGCAGGTCATAATGGTATTTATCTTTCTAAACAATATTATGACGAGTTAAAGGAATTGTTGGATAGGTATTAA
- a CDS encoding mannosyltransferase gives MNELWKYNKFSILLILICTIFYWSFAYQLERIDFVKMSALWVGLFFISYRIIKINSSNIKLLAGIALAFRILFLFAIPNLSQDFYRFIWDGRMLLEGFNPYLSLPETWIAEGNAPIAQAQKLYNGMGTLNGSHYTNYPPLSQFCYVIAGLFSGNSILGAAIVLRLLIILADIGTFFFGRKLLQMLHIPEHRIFWYILNPFVIIELAGNLHFEAVMIFFIIWSLYLLQKGYWYWAAMALAFSVSVKLIPLLFLPLFFQKFVTGFNTSKLKYRFFKLVGFYSIVIITTVLLFTPFLSAEFIANFSKTISLWFQNFEFNASIYYIIRWIGYQTIGWNIIGTVGKILPLIVIGILLILTFFRKNKKTSELITVMVIGICSYYFLSTTVHPWYIAVPLSLCIFTNYRFPIWWSFLIICSYTAYINPDFKENLWFVALEYSIVFGIFIFEVLKNTSKISLKSIYT, from the coding sequence ATGAACGAATTATGGAAATACAATAAGTTTTCCATATTACTAATATTAATTTGTACCATATTTTATTGGAGTTTTGCTTATCAATTAGAACGCATTGATTTCGTAAAAATGTCTGCCTTATGGGTTGGTTTATTTTTTATTTCCTATAGAATCATTAAAATTAATTCTAGTAACATTAAACTATTAGCAGGTATTGCTTTAGCTTTTAGAATATTATTTCTTTTTGCAATACCTAATCTATCTCAAGATTTTTATAGATTTATTTGGGATGGCAGAATGTTATTGGAAGGATTTAACCCTTATCTATCCTTACCAGAAACATGGATTGCAGAAGGTAATGCCCCAATTGCTCAAGCACAAAAATTATATAATGGAATGGGCACTCTTAATGGCAGTCATTATACAAATTACCCTCCTTTAAGTCAATTTTGTTATGTTATCGCGGGTCTTTTTTCTGGAAACAGCATTCTAGGCGCAGCAATTGTTTTGAGATTATTAATCATTTTGGCAGATATTGGCACTTTTTTCTTTGGGAGAAAGTTATTGCAAATGTTGCATATACCAGAGCATAGAATCTTTTGGTATATCTTAAACCCTTTCGTTATTATTGAACTCGCCGGAAACTTACATTTTGAGGCAGTTATGATATTCTTTATTATTTGGTCTTTGTATTTATTGCAAAAGGGATATTGGTATTGGGCAGCAATGGCACTGGCATTTTCTGTATCTGTGAAATTAATCCCTTTACTGTTTTTACCACTGTTTTTTCAAAAATTCGTAACAGGATTTAATACATCTAAACTTAAATATCGTTTTTTCAAACTTGTGGGTTTTTATAGTATTGTTATTATAACTACTGTACTTCTATTTACTCCTTTTTTATCTGCAGAGTTCATAGCAAACTTTAGCAAAACCATTAGCCTTTGGTTTCAGAACTTTGAATTTAATGCGAGTATCTATTACATTATTCGTTGGATTGGATATCAAACCATTGGTTGGAATATAATTGGCACGGTAGGAAAGATATTACCATTAATCGTTATTGGAATTCTATTAATTCTCACATTTTTTAGAAAGAACAAAAAGACATCAGAATTAATTACCGTTATGGTTATTGGTATTTGTAGTTACTATTTTTTATCGACTACCGTTCATCCATGGTATATAGCAGTTCCTTTATCACTTTGTATATTCACTAACTATAGATTTCCTATTTGGTGGTCATTTCTTATTATATGTAGCTACACGGCGTATATCAACCCTGATTTTAAAGAAAATTTATGGTTTGTTGCTCTGGAATATAGTATTGTATTTGGTATTTTTATTTTTGAAGTATTAAAAAACACTTCAAAAATTTCATTAAAATCTATCTATACTTGA